Proteins found in one Arthrobacter pascens genomic segment:
- a CDS encoding ice-binding family protein, whose product MLIFSAFRTRAVEGPFAIRWRAVVCAAALTCALLLAGLLSTPTPARASGSVVGLGAAESFSVLGASTVTNTGPTNLGGDLGVSPGTAITGFPPGTLGGSRHSADVKAGAAHADLQAAYNDAAGRTVTEVVGGDLVGRTLNAGVYASASSLGLSGTLTLDGQGDPNAVFIFQMGSTLTTASASQVKLVNGAQVSHVFWQVGSSATLGTGSSIAGTIMALASITVTTGVSIQGRALALNGAVTLDSNTITTAPAVVPLPSGSVVGLGAAESFSVLGASTVTNTGPTNLGGDLGVSPGTAITGFPPGTLGGSRHSADVKAGAAHADLQAAYNDAAGRTVTEVVAGDLVGRTLNAGVYASASSLGLSGTLTLDGQGDPNAVFIFQMGSTLTTASASQVKLVNGAQASHVFWQVGSSATLGTGSSIAGTIMALASITVTTGVSIQGRALALNGAVTLDSNTITTVE is encoded by the coding sequence ATGTTGATTTTTAGTGCTTTTCGGACCAGGGCTGTCGAAGGCCCCTTCGCCATTCGGTGGAGGGCCGTCGTCTGCGCCGCCGCGCTGACATGCGCTTTGCTACTGGCGGGCCTACTGTCCACGCCCACCCCTGCCCGCGCCTCGGGTTCGGTGGTGGGGTTGGGTGCTGCGGAGAGTTTTTCGGTGTTGGGTGCCTCGACTGTGACTAATACCGGTCCGACGAATCTTGGCGGGGATCTGGGGGTCAGTCCCGGGACTGCGATTACGGGTTTCCCGCCGGGCACGCTGGGTGGGAGCAGGCATTCTGCTGATGTGAAGGCCGGCGCGGCGCATGCGGATTTGCAGGCCGCGTATAACGATGCTGCCGGGCGCACTGTGACTGAGGTTGTCGGCGGGGATCTGGTGGGGCGGACGCTTAACGCCGGAGTCTATGCTTCGGCCAGTTCTCTCGGGTTGAGCGGGACTTTGACGCTGGACGGTCAGGGCGATCCGAACGCGGTCTTTATTTTCCAGATGGGTTCCACGCTCACGACGGCTTCGGCCAGCCAGGTCAAGCTTGTCAACGGGGCCCAGGTCTCGCATGTTTTCTGGCAGGTCGGCAGCTCCGCGACTCTGGGCACGGGGTCCTCGATTGCCGGGACGATCATGGCGCTGGCATCGATCACGGTGACTACGGGCGTGAGCATCCAAGGCCGCGCCCTGGCTCTCAACGGCGCGGTCACCCTGGACAGCAACACCATCACCACGGCTCCGGCGGTCGTTCCGCTGCCCTCGGGTTCGGTGGTGGGGTTGGGTGCTGCGGAGAGTTTTTCGGTGTTGGGTGCCTCGACTGTGACTAATACCGGTCCTACGAATCTTGGCGGGGATCTGGGGGTCAGTCCCGGGACTGCGATTACGGGTTTCCCGCCGGGCACGCTGGGTGGGAGCAGGCATTCTGCTGATGTGAAGGCCGGCGCGGCGCATGCGGATTTGCAGGCCGCGTATAACGATGCTGCCGGGCGCACTGTGACTGAGGTTGTCGCGGGGGATCTGGTGGGGCGGACGCTTAACGCCGGAGTCTATGCTTCGGCCAGTTCTCTCGGGTTGAGCGGGACCTTGACGCTGGACGGTCAGGGCGATCCGAACGCGGTCTTCATTTTCCAGATGGGTTCCACGCTCACGACGGCTTCGGCCAGCCAGGTCAAGCTTGTCAACGGGGCCCAGGCCTCGCATGTTTTCTGGCAGGTCGGCAGCTCCGCGACTCTGGGCACGGGGTCCTCGATTGCCGGGACGATCATGGCGCTGGCATCGATCACGGTGACTACGGGCGTGAGCATCCAAGGCCGCGCCCTGGCTCTCAACGGCGCGGTCACCCTGGACAGCAACACCATCACCACGGTGGAATGA